The proteins below are encoded in one region of Bosea sp. BIWAKO-01:
- a CDS encoding glutathione S-transferase N-terminal domain-containing protein — protein sequence MSDLSAFPITQRWPAQHLDRIQLYSLPTPNGVKVSIMLEETGLPYEPHTINIGQNETWTAEFLSLNPNGKIPAIIDPNGPGGKPIGLFESGAILIYLAEKAGKFLPSNLAERYETIQWVFFQMAAVGPMFGQLGFFHKFAGREYEDKRPRDRYAAESKRLLGVLETRLAGRDWIMGDAYTIADISLLGWVRNLVGFYGAGELVDYSSLKHVPAWLERGLARPAVQRGLDIPKRP from the coding sequence ATGTCCGATCTTTCTGCCTTCCCGATCACCCAGCGCTGGCCGGCCCAGCATCTCGACCGCATCCAGCTCTATTCGTTGCCGACGCCGAATGGCGTGAAGGTCTCGATCATGCTGGAGGAGACCGGGCTGCCCTATGAGCCGCATACGATCAATATCGGGCAGAACGAGACCTGGACTGCGGAATTCCTGTCCCTCAATCCGAATGGCAAGATCCCTGCGATCATCGATCCCAATGGCCCGGGCGGCAAGCCGATCGGCCTGTTCGAGTCAGGGGCGATCCTGATCTATCTCGCGGAGAAGGCAGGCAAGTTCCTGCCGTCCAATCTGGCGGAGCGCTACGAGACCATCCAGTGGGTGTTCTTCCAGATGGCTGCGGTCGGGCCGATGTTCGGTCAGCTCGGCTTCTTCCATAAGTTCGCCGGGCGCGAATACGAGGACAAGCGTCCGCGTGACCGCTACGCGGCCGAGAGCAAGCGTCTGCTCGGCGTGCTCGAGACGCGTCTCGCCGGTCGCGACTGGATCATGGGCGATGCCTACACCATCGCCGACATTTCCCTGCTCGGCTGGGTCCGCAACCTCGTTGGATTCTATGGTGCGGGCGAACTCGTCGACTATTCCAGCCTGAAGCATGTGCCGGCCTGGCTGGAGCGTGGGCTTGCGCGCCCTGCCGTCCAGCGCGGGCTCGATATCCCGAAACGGCCCTGA